The following coding sequences lie in one Micromonospora sp. R77 genomic window:
- a CDS encoding CE1758 family FMN-dependent luciferase-like monooxygenase, giving the protein MEIGVYSIGDRTTDPLTGRRPTEREKLRSVVRIAEHAEEVGFDVFALGEHHQPPYASSAPVAVLAYLAARTNRIRLSTAATLITTGDPVRIAEDYATLQHLCDGRLDLLLGRGNAGQAYSWFGRDARDSYPLAAENYALLRRLWAEQDVNWTGTFRTPLRGFTSVPRPLDDVAPFVWHAAVASEETAELAARHGDGLFAMHLFWPWQHTAALVGHYREQFAKHGHGDPDQAIVGLGGQVYVRPRSEDAVEDFRPYFDNAPYASGSALEQYLRQTPLAVGSPQQVIDKVLTFRTYVGDYQRQLFLIDHAGLPEKTVLEQLDLLGAEVLPVLRREFDADRPAPAPSDTAPPR; this is encoded by the coding sequence GTGGAGATTGGCGTCTACAGCATCGGTGACCGCACGACCGACCCGCTGACCGGGCGGCGGCCGACGGAGCGGGAGAAGCTCAGATCCGTGGTGCGGATCGCGGAACACGCCGAGGAGGTGGGTTTCGACGTGTTCGCGCTGGGAGAGCATCACCAGCCGCCGTACGCGTCCTCCGCGCCGGTGGCCGTGCTCGCCTACCTCGCCGCGCGCACCAACCGGATCCGGCTGTCGACGGCGGCCACGCTGATCACCACCGGCGACCCGGTACGGATCGCCGAGGACTACGCGACGCTGCAACACCTCTGCGACGGACGCCTGGACCTCCTGCTCGGCCGGGGCAACGCCGGGCAGGCGTATTCGTGGTTCGGCAGGGACGCCCGGGACAGCTACCCGCTCGCGGCCGAGAACTACGCACTACTACGCCGCCTGTGGGCGGAGCAGGACGTGAACTGGACCGGCACGTTCCGCACGCCGTTACGCGGCTTCACCTCCGTGCCGCGGCCGCTCGACGATGTGGCGCCCTTCGTCTGGCACGCCGCGGTCGCCAGCGAAGAGACCGCCGAACTCGCCGCCCGGCACGGTGACGGTCTGTTCGCCATGCACCTGTTCTGGCCGTGGCAGCACACCGCGGCGCTCGTCGGCCACTATCGGGAGCAGTTCGCGAAGCACGGGCACGGCGATCCTGACCAGGCGATCGTCGGCCTCGGCGGCCAGGTGTACGTCCGCCCGCGTTCGGAGGACGCTGTCGAGGATTTTCGGCCCTACTTCGACAATGCCCCGTACGCGTCCGGCTCTGCGCTCGAGCAGTACCTGCGCCAGACGCCGCTGGCGGTCGGCAGCCCCCAGCAGGTCATCGACAAGGTGCTCACCTTTCGCACCTACGTGGGTGACTACCAGCGTCAGCTCTTCCTCATCGACCACGCGGGACTGCCGGAGAAGACGGTCCTGGAGCAACTGGACCTGCTCGGCGCCGAGGTGCTGCCGGTGCTGCGCCGCGAGTTCGACGCGGACCGGCCCGCCCCGGCGCCGTCCGACACGGCACCACCGCGCTGA
- a CDS encoding response regulator transcription factor — MFTVAIVAEHPISRAGMEKLASDDANMRVAAAVGSVAELDPTAGSYDAVVLDLPQIDVATVIQIAKVAALGRPLVSSSWTGSATLLATIRAGARGCISRFAEQADVREAMRVIVQGGFYVCPKMAGRFQLELTNAEDEDATSLAPREIETLRLIASGLTHSQIATRMGLSQATVNTYAKRIRAKLNVNNKADLTRVAIELGHYSKGWRSTSAA; from the coding sequence GTGTTCACAGTTGCGATCGTCGCGGAGCATCCGATCTCCCGCGCGGGCATGGAGAAGTTGGCGTCCGACGACGCCAACATGCGGGTGGCGGCCGCTGTCGGGTCGGTGGCGGAACTCGACCCGACAGCTGGCTCGTACGACGCGGTGGTGTTGGATCTTCCGCAGATCGACGTGGCGACGGTGATCCAGATCGCGAAGGTGGCCGCTCTGGGCCGGCCGCTGGTCAGCTCGTCGTGGACCGGCTCGGCGACGTTGCTGGCCACGATCCGGGCCGGCGCGCGCGGCTGCATCAGCCGGTTCGCGGAGCAGGCCGATGTGCGTGAGGCGATGCGGGTGATCGTGCAGGGCGGCTTCTACGTGTGTCCGAAGATGGCCGGTCGGTTCCAACTGGAGTTGACCAATGCCGAAGACGAGGACGCCACCAGCCTGGCACCACGGGAGATCGAGACGCTGCGCCTGATCGCGTCGGGACTGACCCACTCGCAGATCGCGACCCGGATGGGCCTGTCGCAGGCGACCGTGAACACGTACGCGAAGCGGATCCGCGCCAAGCTCAACGTCAACAACAAGGCTGACCTGACCCGGGTGGCGATTGAGCTGGGCCACTACTCGAAGGGCTGGCGGTCCACCTCAGCCGCATGA
- a CDS encoding PTS sugar transporter subunit IIA: MAELLARDAIRLDERAGSRDEAIRRCGAVLVEVGAVAPAYVDAMLAREQSVSTYIGEGVAIPHGTLHSKESVQRDALAVLRFPDGVDWDGFDVRVCVAIAAAGDGHVDILAQLASVLMDPEQAQRLRESTNVDDVISILEGKQS; the protein is encoded by the coding sequence GTGGCTGAGCTGCTGGCCCGGGACGCGATCCGGCTCGACGAGCGGGCCGGATCGCGGGACGAGGCGATCCGCCGCTGCGGCGCGGTACTCGTCGAGGTCGGCGCGGTCGCCCCGGCGTACGTGGACGCCATGCTCGCCCGTGAGCAGAGCGTCTCCACGTACATCGGGGAGGGTGTCGCCATCCCGCACGGGACGCTGCACAGCAAGGAGTCGGTCCAGCGCGATGCCCTCGCGGTGCTGCGCTTTCCGGACGGCGTCGACTGGGACGGCTTCGACGTGCGGGTCTGCGTCGCCATCGCCGCTGCCGGCGACGGGCACGTGGACATCCTGGCCCAGCTCGCCTCGGTGCTGATGGATCCGGAACAGGCACAGCGGCTACGAGAGTCGACGAATGTCGATGACGTGATCAGTATTCTCGAAGGGAAGCAATCGTGA
- the ptsP gene encoding phosphoenolpyruvate--protein phosphotransferase → MRELRGIGASPGGAAGPVYRLAPPPALPPSAETVDPWAEKAAVRAAVLAVAADLTRRADTALDATAAEVLRAQVMMAQDETLVDAVDVAIDGGADAPHAITDVLAGHRAAFEAAGGYLAERVSDLDDVRDRLVAACLGLPMPGVPDPGHPYLLVARDLAPADTAGLDPALVRGIITAEGGPTSHTAILARTLGIPAVVRCAGILDVADGTLVSLDGASGEVVADVSAETVTTVNADRLAEIERRARSRGPGRTADGHSIALLANIGSARDLTGEVEGVGLFRTELLYLDRGDPPSHEEQVAAYHDVFAALPGRKIVVRTLDAGADKPLPFLRLADEPNPALGIRGLRVGRQTPTVLTTQLAAIAAAAAAADADVWVMAPMVATAGEASAFAESCREHGLPTAGVMIEVPAAALRAGQVLRHVDFLSIGTNDLSQYTFAADRMCGELAELLDPWQPALIALLASCAAAGAEAGKPVGVCGESAADPAFALVLAGLGITSLSMAPRSIPAVRESLAAHTLDECRQIAEAALAAASPEAARAAAVGASRRLRSGDSVSVR, encoded by the coding sequence ATGCGTGAGCTTCGGGGGATCGGGGCCAGCCCCGGCGGCGCGGCGGGGCCGGTCTACCGGCTGGCCCCGCCGCCGGCCCTGCCGCCGTCGGCGGAGACCGTTGATCCCTGGGCCGAGAAGGCGGCCGTCCGGGCCGCAGTCCTCGCCGTCGCCGCCGACCTGACCCGGCGTGCCGACACCGCCCTGGACGCGACCGCCGCCGAGGTCCTGCGCGCGCAGGTCATGATGGCGCAGGACGAGACGCTCGTCGACGCGGTCGACGTCGCCATCGACGGCGGTGCGGACGCGCCGCACGCGATCACCGACGTGCTCGCCGGGCACCGGGCCGCCTTCGAAGCCGCGGGCGGGTACCTCGCCGAACGGGTCAGCGACCTCGACGACGTGCGGGACCGTCTCGTCGCGGCGTGCCTGGGGCTGCCGATGCCGGGGGTGCCGGACCCGGGCCACCCGTACCTGCTCGTCGCCCGCGACCTGGCGCCCGCCGACACCGCCGGCCTCGACCCGGCCCTGGTACGGGGCATCATCACAGCCGAGGGCGGGCCGACCAGCCACACCGCGATCCTGGCCCGGACCCTCGGCATCCCGGCCGTGGTCCGCTGCGCGGGCATCCTGGACGTGGCCGACGGCACGCTGGTCAGCCTCGACGGCGCGAGCGGCGAGGTGGTCGCGGACGTCTCTGCCGAGACGGTGACCACCGTCAACGCGGACCGGCTCGCGGAGATCGAACGCCGGGCCCGATCCCGAGGCCCCGGGCGCACCGCAGACGGCCATTCCATTGCGCTGCTCGCCAACATCGGTTCCGCCCGCGACCTCACCGGCGAGGTGGAAGGCGTCGGCCTGTTCCGCACCGAGTTGCTCTACCTCGACCGCGGCGACCCGCCGTCACACGAAGAGCAGGTCGCCGCGTATCACGACGTCTTCGCCGCGCTGCCCGGCCGCAAGATCGTCGTACGCACCCTCGACGCCGGCGCCGACAAGCCGCTGCCGTTCCTGCGGCTGGCCGATGAACCCAACCCCGCGCTGGGCATCCGTGGTCTGCGGGTCGGGCGGCAGACACCTACCGTGCTCACCACCCAGCTGGCCGCGATCGCGGCGGCCGCCGCGGCGGCGGACGCCGACGTCTGGGTGATGGCGCCGATGGTCGCCACGGCGGGGGAGGCGTCCGCGTTCGCCGAGTCCTGCCGCGAGCACGGCCTGCCGACCGCCGGCGTGATGATCGAGGTGCCGGCCGCGGCCCTGCGCGCCGGCCAGGTGCTGCGCCACGTGGACTTCCTCAGCATCGGCACCAACGACCTCAGCCAGTACACGTTCGCCGCCGACCGCATGTGTGGCGAACTCGCGGAACTGCTCGACCCTTGGCAGCCCGCGCTGATCGCGCTCCTCGCCTCCTGCGCGGCAGCCGGCGCCGAGGCGGGCAAGCCGGTCGGTGTCTGTGGAGAGTCCGCCGCGGATCCCGCATTCGCCCTGGTGCTGGCCGGCCTGGGCATCACCAGCCTGTCCATGGCGCCCCGCAGCATCCCGGCGGTGCGCGAGTCCCTGGCCGCGCACACCCTGGACGAGTGCCGCCAGATCGCCGAGGCGGCCCTGGCCGCCGCCAGCCCCGAGGCAGCCCGGGCGGCGGCGGTCGGTGCTTCGCGCCGGCTCCGGTCCGGCGACAGCGTGTCCGTGCGGTAA
- a CDS encoding DeoR/GlpR family DNA-binding transcription regulator, protein MYAEERQQEILRIAREVGRVEVAGLADGLNVTSETIRRDLTILERAGVLRRVHGGAIPVERLGFEPALAARDAVLIEEKERIAKLALSEVPEEGAIILDAGTTTARLAQLLPVDRELTVVVNSPVIATTLSTYANLNVLLLGGRVRGKTLATVDDWALRPLADLYVDVAFVGTNGISVERGLTTPDPAEAAVKRAMVRAARRTVLVADHTKLGNDYLARFAELADVDLLITDSRADRDLVGDLEAAGVRVVRA, encoded by the coding sequence ATGTACGCCGAAGAGCGACAGCAGGAGATCCTTCGCATCGCCCGGGAGGTGGGCCGGGTCGAGGTGGCTGGCCTGGCCGACGGGCTCAACGTGACGTCGGAGACCATCCGCCGTGATCTCACCATCCTGGAGCGGGCCGGTGTGCTGCGCCGGGTCCATGGTGGAGCGATCCCGGTCGAGCGGCTCGGGTTCGAGCCCGCGCTGGCGGCGCGTGACGCGGTGCTCATCGAGGAGAAGGAGCGCATCGCCAAGCTTGCCCTGAGTGAGGTGCCGGAGGAGGGCGCGATCATTCTCGACGCCGGCACCACCACCGCCCGGCTGGCCCAGTTGCTGCCGGTCGACCGCGAGTTGACCGTCGTGGTCAACTCGCCGGTCATCGCCACGACCCTCAGTACGTATGCCAACCTCAACGTCCTGCTGTTGGGTGGACGTGTTCGCGGGAAGACCCTCGCGACCGTCGACGACTGGGCGCTGAGGCCGTTGGCAGACCTCTACGTCGATGTCGCGTTCGTCGGGACCAACGGCATCTCGGTCGAGCGGGGGCTGACCACCCCGGACCCGGCCGAGGCGGCGGTGAAGCGGGCGATGGTCCGTGCGGCCCGCCGCACCGTGCTGGTCGCCGATCACACCAAGCTCGGCAACGACTATCTGGCCCGGTTCGCCGAGCTGGCCGATGTCGACCTGCTCATCACCGACAGCCGTGCCGACCGCGACCTGGTCGGTGACCTGGAGGCTGCGGGCGTTCGGGTGGTGCGAGCATGA
- the mtlA gene encoding PTS mannitol transporter subunit IICB, with protein sequence MSSSSYTPDVQGQGFKATVQRIGGYLAAMVMPNIGAFIAWGLITALFIPTGWIPNKTLAELVGPMITILLPVLIGYTGGRLVHGQRGAVVAAVATMGLVVGADVPMILGAMIIGPLTAYVLKLFDGLVENKIRPGFEMLVDNFSAGIIGAAMAIGGAYGVGPVVEWLTKQAGSGVDWLVDNDLLPLTSVLVEPAKVLFLNNAINHGVFGPLGIAEAADKGKSVLFMIESNPGPGLGLLLAFMLFGPRALRASTPAAIIVQFLGGIHEIYFPYVLMKPKLILAMIAGGAAGVGTFVITGAGLVATPSPGSIFAYLAVTPKGSHFGVLLGVLIAAAVTFAVASALLGFGRGEPAAADLGPDGETAVRPDEETAVRPDGERVASQDEARTEPAKQEV encoded by the coding sequence GTGAGCTCCTCCTCCTACACACCAGATGTGCAGGGCCAAGGCTTCAAAGCCACGGTGCAGCGCATCGGCGGCTACCTGGCCGCGATGGTCATGCCCAACATCGGCGCGTTCATCGCCTGGGGCCTGATCACCGCACTGTTCATCCCGACCGGCTGGATCCCCAACAAGACCCTGGCCGAACTGGTCGGCCCGATGATCACCATTCTGCTGCCGGTGCTCATCGGCTACACCGGCGGCCGGCTGGTCCACGGCCAGCGCGGCGCGGTCGTGGCCGCGGTGGCGACCATGGGCCTCGTCGTCGGCGCGGACGTGCCGATGATCCTCGGCGCGATGATCATCGGCCCGCTCACCGCCTACGTCCTCAAGCTGTTCGACGGCCTGGTCGAGAACAAGATCCGTCCCGGCTTCGAGATGCTGGTCGACAACTTCAGCGCCGGCATCATCGGCGCCGCGATGGCCATCGGCGGTGCCTACGGTGTCGGCCCGGTGGTCGAATGGCTCACCAAGCAGGCCGGCTCGGGCGTCGACTGGCTCGTCGACAACGATCTGCTGCCGCTGACCTCGGTGCTCGTCGAACCCGCCAAGGTGCTCTTCCTCAACAACGCCATCAACCACGGCGTGTTCGGTCCGCTGGGCATCGCCGAGGCGGCCGACAAGGGCAAGTCGGTCCTTTTCATGATCGAGTCAAACCCCGGCCCCGGCCTCGGCCTGCTGCTCGCCTTCATGCTCTTCGGCCCCCGCGCGCTGCGGGCCAGCACACCGGCCGCGATCATCGTGCAGTTCCTCGGCGGCATCCACGAGATCTACTTCCCGTACGTGCTGATGAAGCCGAAGCTGATCCTCGCCATGATCGCCGGGGGCGCGGCCGGCGTCGGCACCTTCGTGATCACCGGTGCGGGCCTGGTCGCCACCCCCTCGCCGGGCAGCATCTTCGCCTACCTCGCGGTCACCCCCAAGGGCAGCCACTTCGGGGTCCTTCTCGGCGTCCTGATCGCGGCTGCCGTCACCTTCGCGGTCGCCTCGGCCCTGCTCGGCTTCGGCCGCGGCGAGCCCGCCGCGGCCGACCTGGGCCCGGATGGGGAGACCGCTGTCCGCCCGGACGAAGAGACGGCCGTGCGCCCCGACGGAGAGCGGGTCGCCAGCCAGGACGAGGCCCGCACCGAACCGGCCAAGCAGGAGGTCTGA
- a CDS encoding helix-turn-helix domain-containing protein, whose translation MPQTLNRQVRPLWFGAPVPEIARRLRVSQTAVYGWRKRRSAVDLARCRA comes from the coding sequence GTGCCACAGACCTTGAATCGCCAGGTCCGTCCACTGTGGTTCGGCGCGCCGGTGCCGGAGATCGCGCGCCGGCTGCGGGTGTCGCAGACCGCGGTGTACGGCTGGCGCAAGCGTCGATCAGCGGTGGACCTGGCCCGGTGTCGGGCCTGA
- a CDS encoding PTS lactose transporter subunit IIB, with protein MPTINGTEIKKVVVACDAGMGSSVMLASQLRRQLAKNAVTVEHTPVNSIPADADVVICHQGLAARARVSAPDKVIVPIQVFLGDPGVTKVVNAVQRGGELSG; from the coding sequence ATGCCCACCATCAACGGCACAGAGATCAAGAAGGTTGTCGTCGCCTGCGACGCCGGCATGGGCAGCAGCGTGATGCTGGCCAGCCAGCTCCGGCGGCAACTGGCGAAGAACGCGGTGACCGTCGAGCACACGCCGGTCAACTCGATCCCGGCCGACGCCGACGTGGTCATCTGCCACCAGGGGCTCGCCGCGCGGGCCCGGGTCAGCGCGCCCGACAAGGTGATCGTGCCGATCCAGGTGTTCCTCGGCGACCCGGGCGTCACCAAGGTCGTGAACGCGGTGCAGCGCGGCGGTGAACTGAGTGGCTGA
- the pfkB gene encoding 1-phosphofructokinase, producing the protein MIVTVTLNPSLDRAVEVDSLTRGEVIRAAAAHLDPGGKGVNVSRALLANGVPSVAVLPSGGDEGDQLIRLLKAEGVEVLAVSISGRTRSNITLAEPDGTVTKINEPGPTMYRAEFDEVIDRVLARADGADWVVLCGSVPPGLPADAYARLCRKLRAAGVRVAVDTSGPALREAALAGANLLKPNREELAEVVGAPLTDLGDVVDAAQCLRDWGAGTVVASLGADGAVLVDADGVHTGTCPVARPRSTVGAGDALLAGFLAAGAQGTAALAEGLAWGAAAVSLPGSRMPGPADLFRHLVTIHP; encoded by the coding sequence ATGATCGTCACCGTAACCCTCAACCCCAGCCTCGACCGCGCCGTGGAGGTCGACTCGCTCACCCGGGGCGAGGTCATCCGGGCTGCCGCGGCCCACCTCGACCCCGGCGGCAAGGGCGTCAACGTATCCCGTGCCCTGCTGGCCAACGGGGTGCCGTCGGTAGCGGTGTTGCCGTCCGGCGGTGACGAGGGCGACCAGCTCATCCGCCTGCTCAAGGCGGAGGGCGTGGAGGTCCTCGCCGTGTCGATCTCCGGACGGACCCGTTCCAACATCACTCTGGCCGAGCCCGACGGCACGGTCACGAAGATCAACGAGCCTGGCCCGACCATGTACCGCGCCGAGTTCGATGAGGTGATCGACCGGGTGCTCGCCCGCGCGGACGGTGCCGACTGGGTCGTGCTGTGCGGCAGCGTCCCGCCCGGTCTGCCCGCCGACGCGTACGCCCGGTTGTGCCGGAAGCTGCGTGCTGCCGGCGTCCGGGTCGCCGTCGACACCAGCGGCCCGGCCCTGCGCGAGGCGGCGCTGGCCGGCGCGAACCTGCTCAAGCCCAACCGCGAGGAACTGGCCGAGGTGGTCGGCGCCCCGCTGACCGACCTCGGCGACGTGGTCGACGCCGCCCAGTGCCTGCGGGACTGGGGGGCCGGCACCGTCGTGGCCAGCCTCGGTGCCGACGGCGCCGTGCTGGTCGACGCCGACGGGGTGCACACCGGCACCTGTCCGGTCGCCCGGCCCCGCAGCACCGTCGGCGCCGGCGACGCCCTGCTCGCCGGGTTCCTCGCCGCGGGCGCGCAGGGCACCGCCGCTCTCGCCGAGGGCCTGGCCTGGGGCGCTGCCGCGGTGAGCCTGCCCGGCAGCCGGATGCCCGGCCCCGCGGACCTGTTCCGCCACCTTGTCACCATCCACCCCTGA
- a CDS encoding HPr family phosphocarrier protein: MPTRTVLVGSASGLHARPAALFVAEAAKQQVLVTIRTGDKKPVPARSMLAVLSLGAKKGTEVTLEADGDGAQAALDTLASLLERDLDAVDA; encoded by the coding sequence ATGCCCACCAGAACAGTCCTCGTCGGCTCCGCGAGCGGGCTGCACGCCCGCCCGGCGGCCCTGTTCGTCGCCGAGGCGGCGAAGCAGCAGGTGCTGGTCACCATCCGCACCGGCGACAAGAAGCCCGTGCCGGCCCGCAGCATGCTCGCCGTGCTGTCGCTCGGCGCCAAGAAGGGCACCGAGGTCACCCTGGAGGCCGACGGCGACGGCGCGCAGGCCGCCCTCGACACTCTGGCCAGCCTCCTCGAACGTGATCTGGACGCCGTCGATGCGTGA
- a CDS encoding zinc-dependent dehydrogenase, whose protein sequence is MKVVRFHAPGDVRIEDAPEPTPGAADVKIRVRACSTCGTDVKISRFGHHHIDPPRVMGHEIAGEITEVGGDVTGWQPGDRVQVIAAIPCGTCAECRHGRMTVCPNQVSMGYHFDGGFAEYMVVPHNVLAVDGLNRIPEGLSFAEASVAEPLACVLNGQNLAGVGEGDDVVVVGSGPIGCLHVRLARARGAARVFLVDLNRERLDLAANLVQPDAAICGAETDVVDAVLKLTEGRGADVVITATAAGAAQEQAVQMTARQGRISFFGGLPKDKPVISLDSNLVHYRELTIVGANGSSPEHNKEALRLIASGAVPVADLITHRLPLDRALDAFGIVARGEAIKVTIEP, encoded by the coding sequence GTGAAGGTTGTCCGATTCCACGCGCCCGGTGACGTCCGCATCGAGGACGCCCCCGAGCCCACGCCGGGCGCCGCCGACGTGAAGATCCGCGTCCGCGCCTGCTCTACCTGCGGCACCGACGTGAAGATCTCCCGCTTCGGCCACCACCACATCGATCCGCCGCGTGTCATGGGCCACGAGATCGCCGGCGAGATCACCGAGGTCGGCGGCGACGTCACCGGCTGGCAGCCGGGGGACCGGGTGCAGGTCATCGCCGCCATCCCGTGCGGCACCTGCGCCGAGTGCCGGCACGGCCGGATGACCGTGTGCCCCAACCAGGTGTCGATGGGATACCACTTCGACGGCGGCTTCGCCGAGTACATGGTCGTGCCGCACAACGTCCTCGCCGTCGACGGGCTCAACCGGATCCCCGAGGGACTCAGCTTCGCCGAGGCGTCCGTCGCCGAGCCGCTCGCCTGCGTCCTCAACGGCCAGAACCTCGCCGGGGTGGGGGAGGGCGACGACGTGGTCGTCGTGGGCTCCGGCCCGATCGGCTGCCTGCACGTCCGCCTGGCCCGGGCGCGTGGCGCGGCCCGGGTGTTCCTCGTCGACCTCAACCGCGAACGCCTCGATCTGGCCGCCAACCTGGTGCAGCCGGACGCGGCGATCTGCGGCGCCGAGACCGACGTGGTCGACGCGGTGCTCAAGCTCACCGAGGGCCGGGGCGCCGACGTCGTCATCACCGCCACGGCCGCGGGCGCCGCCCAGGAACAGGCGGTGCAGATGACCGCGCGGCAGGGCCGGATCAGCTTCTTCGGTGGCCTGCCGAAGGACAAGCCGGTCATCTCCCTGGACTCCAACCTCGTGCACTACCGCGAGCTGACCATCGTTGGGGCCAACGGCTCCAGCCCGGAGCACAACAAGGAGGCGCTGCGGCTCATCGCCAGCGGCGCCGTGCCGGTAGCCGACCTCATCACCCATCGCCTGCCGCTCGACCGCGCCCTCGACGCCTTCGGCATCGTCGCGCGCGGTGAAGCGATCAAGGTGACGATCGAGCCGTAG
- a CDS encoding zf-HC2 domain-containing protein, translating into MTDHIGDAHVEESTLGSHFLGELSPAESDAIHRHLQDCDSCRTQADAVVDAIALLELADLAAELGVITEPPARDSHPAPVLSSRPPGRTGKTGPVRSRTRGKRTRLVRLGSLLAVALVVAGLGLSALVRGPGTPDASVTTVTVNATAKDDRSGATVSIFLTGLDDGGTRVRATVVGLKEGDKYVLYAVTANGTTHRVVQWLGQAGVQDVTGDLAGVDVGDLSYFTVSRDPSGTVVSVHLTSAAGKPRR; encoded by the coding sequence ATGACCGACCACATCGGCGACGCACACGTCGAGGAGTCGACCCTCGGGTCGCACTTCCTCGGTGAGCTGAGCCCGGCAGAGAGCGACGCCATCCATCGGCACCTGCAGGACTGCGACTCCTGCCGGACGCAGGCGGACGCCGTCGTCGACGCCATCGCCCTTCTGGAACTGGCTGACCTGGCCGCGGAGCTCGGAGTCATCACCGAACCCCCGGCGCGAGACAGCCATCCGGCGCCCGTCCTCAGTAGCCGTCCCCCCGGACGGACCGGAAAGACCGGGCCGGTCCGATCCCGTACGCGCGGTAAGCGCACCCGTCTCGTACGCCTCGGTTCCCTGCTGGCCGTCGCCCTGGTCGTCGCCGGCCTCGGGCTCAGCGCGCTCGTGCGCGGGCCCGGCACGCCGGACGCCTCGGTCACCACGGTGACCGTGAACGCCACCGCGAAGGACGACAGGTCGGGCGCCACCGTCTCGATCTTCCTGACCGGGCTGGACGACGGCGGCACGCGGGTGCGCGCCACCGTCGTCGGCCTCAAGGAAGGCGACAAGTACGTCCTGTACGCGGTGACGGCCAATGGCACGACACACCGCGTCGTGCAATGGCTCGGGCAGGCCGGTGTGCAGGACGTCACGGGCGACCTCGCGGGGGTGGACGTGGGCGACCTGTCCTACTTCACCGTCTCGCGCGATCCGTCCGGCACGGTCGTGTCGGTGCACCTGACGAGCGCGGCCGGCAAACCGCGCAGATAG
- a CDS encoding CE1758 family FMN-dependent luciferase-like monooxygenase, translated as MQIGVYSIGDRTPDPVTGRMPTENERIHHMARIAEHAEAAGFDVFAVGEHHHPPYAVSAPAVLLGYLAARTSRLLLSTATALVTTNDPVRVAEDYATVQHLCEGRLDLMLGRGIFGPVYPWFGRNADDSHRLAAENYRLLRRLWDEDTVDWSGEFRTPLQGFTAVPRPFAAEPPFVWHAAVSSQETVELAAAHGDGFFANHIMWPWQHTARLVRTFRERYAAHGHGTAEQAVVGLGGHVFVRPRSQDAVREFRPYFDNAPLYGHGPSLEEHMNTTPMTVGSPQQIIDGVLGYREYVGDCHRLLFLIDHAGLPVSTVLEQLDILGSEVLPVLRREHAGGPPPA; from the coding sequence ATGCAGATTGGTGTCTACAGTATCGGCGACCGCACTCCCGACCCCGTGACGGGCCGGATGCCGACGGAGAACGAGCGGATACACCACATGGCACGGATCGCCGAGCACGCCGAGGCGGCCGGCTTCGATGTCTTCGCCGTCGGCGAGCACCACCACCCGCCGTACGCCGTGTCCGCGCCGGCCGTGCTGCTGGGCTATCTGGCCGCGCGGACGAGCCGCTTGCTGCTCTCCACGGCGACGGCGCTCGTCACCACCAACGACCCGGTCCGGGTCGCCGAGGATTACGCGACCGTGCAGCATCTGTGCGAAGGCCGGTTGGACCTGATGCTCGGGCGGGGCATTTTCGGCCCTGTGTATCCGTGGTTCGGCCGCAACGCCGACGACAGTCACCGGCTGGCCGCCGAGAACTACCGGCTGCTACGCCGGCTGTGGGACGAGGACACCGTCGACTGGTCCGGTGAGTTCCGTACGCCGTTGCAGGGTTTCACGGCGGTGCCGCGGCCGTTCGCGGCCGAGCCGCCGTTCGTCTGGCACGCGGCGGTGTCCAGCCAGGAGACCGTGGAACTGGCTGCCGCCCACGGTGACGGCTTCTTCGCCAACCACATCATGTGGCCCTGGCAGCACACGGCCCGGCTGGTCCGGACCTTTCGCGAGCGGTACGCCGCGCACGGCCACGGCACCGCCGAGCAGGCGGTCGTCGGGCTGGGTGGACATGTCTTCGTCCGGCCGAGGTCACAGGACGCGGTCCGGGAGTTCCGGCCGTACTTCGACAACGCGCCCCTCTACGGCCACGGACCCTCGCTGGAGGAGCACATGAACACCACACCGATGACGGTGGGCAGCCCTCAGCAGATCATCGACGGGGTCCTCGGCTACCGGGAGTACGTCGGTGACTGTCACCGTCTGCTCTTCCTGATCGACCATGCCGGGCTGCCGGTGAGCACGGTGCTGGAACAGTTGGACATCCTCGGCTCCGAGGTGCTGCCCGTCCTGCGTCGCGAGCATGCCGGCGGGCCTCCGCCCGCCTGA